A region from the Kineothrix sp. IPX-CK genome encodes:
- the rnc gene encoding ribonuclease III, whose product MLTENDINELEGKIGYCFTDKELLKQALTHSSFANEQKIKRAKDYERLEFLGDAVLELVTSDFLYQRHPKMPEGQLTKKRSALVCGPALAFCAADVEIGGYIQLGRGEESTGGRGRDSITADVMEAIIGAIYLDGGYEASSVFIHRFILSDLENKELFYDSKTLLQEEVQKDSKGTLRYELVSETGPDHNKRFVIEARVNGKILGRGVGKTKKAAEQQAAYEALLACKV is encoded by the coding sequence ATGTTAACGGAAAATGATATAAATGAGTTGGAAGGAAAAATAGGATATTGCTTCACGGATAAGGAACTGCTAAAGCAGGCGCTTACCCATAGCTCCTTTGCCAACGAACAAAAAATCAAGAGGGCGAAGGACTATGAGCGTCTGGAGTTTTTGGGAGATGCGGTATTGGAGTTGGTAACCAGTGACTTTTTGTACCAAAGGCATCCTAAAATGCCGGAAGGGCAGCTTACGAAGAAACGTTCTGCGCTTGTATGTGGTCCGGCGCTGGCTTTTTGTGCGGCCGATGTTGAAATCGGCGGCTATATACAGCTTGGCAGAGGAGAAGAATCTACGGGCGGAAGAGGACGCGATTCCATTACCGCGGATGTTATGGAAGCCATTATCGGTGCCATATATTTGGATGGAGGGTATGAGGCGTCGAGTGTTTTCATTCATCGCTTCATATTATCTGATTTGGAAAATAAGGAATTGTTTTATGACAGTAAGACTTTGCTTCAGGAAGAAGTGCAGAAGGACAGCAAGGGAACGCTGCGATATGAGCTCGTCAGCGAGACGGGACCCGATCACAACAAGAGGTTCGTTATTGAAGCGAGGGTGAACGGGAAGATTCTGGGAAGAGGTGTCGGAAAAACGAAAAAGGCGGCGGAGCAGCAGGCGGCATATGAGGCGCTTCTGGCATGCAAAGTTTAA
- the acpP gene encoding acyl carrier protein, whose translation MEFEKLKKVIAEVLNVDPEEITLETTFADDLGADSLDVFQIIMGIEEEFDIEIPAEEAEKISTVEEAVELIKNAMN comes from the coding sequence ATGGAATTTGAAAAGTTAAAAAAAGTCATTGCCGAGGTGCTCAACGTGGACCCGGAGGAAATTACGCTGGAAACTACTTTTGCGGATGATTTAGGAGCCGATTCCTTGGATGTATTCCAGATTATTATGGGAATTGAAGAAGAATTTGACATTGAGATTCCTGCGGAAGAGGCTGAAAAGATTAGTACGGTTGAAGAGGCGGTTGAGTTAATCAAGAACGCTATGAATTAG
- the plsX gene encoding phosphate acyltransferase PlsX, with the protein MSELVKVAVDAMGGDNAPVEIVKGAVEAVKESSKVKVYLVGIEDRIRDELKKYTYPSEQVEIVNATEVIETAEPPVMAIRKKKDSSIVKALQLVKEGTCDAYISAGSTGATLVGGQVIVGRLSGVERPPLAPLIPTEKGAALLIDCGANVDARSSHLVQFAKMGSVYMESVMGIKNPKVAIVNIGAEEDKGNALVKETFPLLKSCPDINFIGSIEARDIPAGYADVIICEAFVGNVILKLYEGVGGTLIKKVKAGMMSSLRSKIGAFLVKPALKETLKTFDLEQYGGAPLLGLKGLVVKTHGSSKAVEIKNSVLQCITFSEQKINDKIKEKITLENE; encoded by the coding sequence ATGTCAGAGTTAGTGAAAGTTGCTGTCGATGCGATGGGCGGAGACAATGCACCGGTAGAAATCGTAAAAGGTGCGGTCGAAGCGGTAAAGGAGAGCAGCAAGGTTAAGGTCTATCTGGTGGGAATAGAGGATAGGATTAGAGACGAGCTGAAAAAGTACACTTACCCTTCGGAGCAGGTGGAAATTGTAAATGCGACGGAGGTTATCGAGACGGCAGAGCCGCCGGTCATGGCAATCCGCAAGAAGAAGGATTCTTCCATCGTGAAAGCCCTTCAACTGGTGAAGGAAGGAACCTGCGACGCATACATATCCGCAGGAAGTACCGGAGCGACGCTGGTCGGAGGACAGGTTATTGTGGGCCGGCTAAGCGGAGTGGAGAGACCGCCGTTAGCACCTCTTATACCGACGGAAAAGGGTGCAGCGCTTTTGATAGACTGCGGAGCTAATGTGGATGCGAGATCTTCCCATCTCGTGCAGTTTGCAAAAATGGGAAGCGTATATATGGAAAGCGTTATGGGAATTAAGAATCCCAAGGTTGCAATCGTTAATATCGGAGCCGAGGAGGATAAAGGAAACGCTCTTGTTAAGGAAACCTTTCCTCTGCTCAAGAGCTGTCCGGATATCAACTTTATCGGAAGCATTGAAGCAAGGGATATTCCGGCGGGTTATGCGGATGTCATCATATGCGAGGCATTCGTGGGAAATGTGATTCTGAAATTGTACGAAGGGGTGGGCGGAACGCTCATCAAGAAGGTAAAGGCCGGAATGATGTCTTCCCTTCGGAGCAAAATAGGTGCATTTTTGGTAAAGCCTGCATTAAAGGAGACTTTGAAGACCTTCGATTTGGAGCAATACGGAGGCGCACCGCTTTTGGGACTTAAGGGACTGGTGGTAAAGACACATGGCAGTTCAAAAGCAGTGGAAATCAAAAATTCTGTTCTTCAATGTATCACATTTAGCGAGCAGAAGATTAATGATAAAATAAAAGAAAAAATTACTCTTGAGAATGAATAA
- the rpmF gene encoding 50S ribosomal protein L32 encodes MSICPKNKSSKGRRDKRRANWKMSAPTLVKCSKCGALMMPHRVCKKCGSYNKKEIIAVD; translated from the coding sequence ATGTCTATTTGTCCCAAGAATAAATCTTCCAAAGGTAGAAGAGATAAGAGAAGAGCGAACTGGAAAATGAGCGCTCCTACATTGGTGAAATGCAGCAAATGCGGTGCTCTTATGATGCCCCACAGAGTATGCAAGAAATGTGGCTCTTACAACAAAAAAGAAATTATTGCAGTAGATTAA
- a CDS encoding DUF177 domain-containing protein, translating to MLMNLTDVLTSEGKAVEKQVDMDIAELNCRLGDFPVIRKTPLTLTLTNLGTNKASIEGKMELTFAISCDRCLKSVNQKVILDFMRTVEGPDEYKEDIQDDDQNFMEGYQLNVDDLIKNECFMNLPTKVLCKPDCKGICMKCGKDLNVETCDCDTFVPDPRMARIKDIFDANKEV from the coding sequence ATGTTAATGAACCTAACTGATGTTTTAACATCCGAAGGAAAAGCGGTGGAGAAACAGGTGGACATGGATATAGCGGAGTTGAATTGCCGTCTCGGCGATTTCCCCGTAATCCGGAAGACGCCTTTGACACTTACTTTGACCAATCTTGGAACGAACAAAGCGTCTATTGAGGGGAAGATGGAACTTACATTTGCCATAAGCTGTGACAGATGTCTGAAGTCTGTTAATCAGAAGGTGATACTCGACTTTATGCGGACGGTGGAAGGACCGGACGAATATAAGGAAGACATACAGGACGATGACCAGAATTTCATGGAAGGTTACCAGCTTAATGTAGACGACTTAATTAAGAATGAGTGTTTTATGAACTTGCCGACGAAGGTCTTATGTAAACCGGACTGCAAAGGAATCTGCATGAAGTGCGGGAAAGACTTGAATGTGGAAACATGCGATTGTGATACGTTTGTACCCGATCCGAGAATGGCAAGGATAAAAGATATCTTTGATGCAAATAAGGAGGTGTAA
- a CDS encoding acetate kinase → MNILVINCGSSSLKFQLINAADEKLIAKGLCERIGIEGSQLVYTPTGGEKVKTVTPMKDHTQAIRLVLNALTDDKAGVVKSLQEIGAVGHRIVHGGEKFAASTIITDEVIEAIKECNELAPLHNPANLVGIDACRELMPSTPMVAVFDTAFHQTMPEEAYMYAIPYGYYQKYKVRRYGFHGTSHSYVSHRAAALLGKSYEDLKIIVCHLGNGASVSAVKNGKCVDTSMGLTPLEGLIMGTRSGDIDPAIIEFIAHKEEKNIDQIMDILNKESGVLGLSGGLSSDFRDLVAGYEKGDEASVRTMKAFAYRVAKYIGAYTAAMNGVDAICFTAGFGENSGFIRNLVCDYLGFLGIVLDEQANKAQGEETVVSTEDSRTKVLAIPTNEELAIARETFALVK, encoded by the coding sequence ATGAATATTTTAGTAATAAACTGCGGCAGCTCTTCTCTTAAGTTTCAGTTGATCAACGCTGCTGATGAGAAGCTGATTGCAAAGGGACTTTGCGAAAGAATAGGAATAGAAGGAAGCCAGTTGGTGTATACGCCTACCGGAGGCGAAAAAGTGAAGACGGTAACTCCGATGAAGGACCATACACAGGCGATAAGGCTTGTGCTGAACGCTTTGACGGACGATAAGGCCGGCGTTGTAAAAAGCCTTCAGGAAATTGGCGCGGTGGGACACCGTATTGTACACGGAGGAGAGAAGTTCGCTGCTTCTACTATCATTACTGATGAAGTGATTGAAGCCATTAAAGAGTGCAATGAGCTGGCGCCTTTGCACAATCCGGCTAATCTTGTGGGTATTGACGCATGCAGAGAGCTTATGCCGTCGACACCTATGGTAGCCGTATTCGATACCGCTTTCCATCAGACTATGCCCGAAGAGGCGTATATGTATGCTATTCCCTACGGATATTATCAGAAATACAAGGTGAGAAGATACGGATTTCACGGTACCAGCCATTCTTATGTATCCCATAGGGCGGCAGCGCTTTTAGGAAAAAGCTATGAGGATTTGAAGATTATCGTATGTCATCTGGGAAACGGAGCCAGCGTGTCGGCGGTAAAGAATGGAAAATGTGTGGATACTTCCATGGGACTTACACCGCTTGAGGGCTTAATCATGGGAACACGTTCGGGCGATATCGACCCGGCTATCATTGAATTTATCGCTCATAAAGAGGAAAAGAATATTGATCAGATTATGGATATCCTCAATAAGGAGTCCGGAGTGTTAGGGCTTTCCGGCGGATTGTCCTCCGATTTCAGGGACTTGGTAGCAGGGTATGAAAAAGGGGATGAAGCTTCCGTGCGCACGATGAAGGCTTTCGCCTACAGAGTGGCGAAATATATCGGTGCTTATACGGCGGCGATGAACGGCGTGGACGCCATCTGTTTTACGGCTGGATTCGGAGAGAACAGCGGATTCATTCGAAACCTCGTTTGCGATTATCTGGGCTTTCTAGGAATCGTCCTGGACGAGCAGGCGAATAAGGCACAGGGGGAAGAAACTGTAGTTTCTACGGAGGATTCCAGAACGAAGGTACTTGCCATTCCTACCAATGAAGAACTGGCAATAGCGAGAGAAACGTTTGCACTGGTAAAATAA